GTCCTGGGTTCCCGCTTGCGCGGGAATGACGGTGGGGGCGTTGTGTCCTGGGTTCCCGCTTGCGCGGGAATGACGGTGGGGGCGTTGTGTCCTGGGTTCCCGCTGGCGCGGGAATGACGGCGGGGGCGTTGTGTCCTGGGTTCCCGCTTGCGCGGGAATGACGGTGGGGGCGTTGTGTCCTGGGTTCCCGCTTGCGCGGGAATGACGGCGGGGAGCGTTGTGTCCTGGGTACCCGCTTGCGCGGGAATGACGGCGGGGGCGCCCGACAGGATGCGCGTCATGTCCTCGCCCGGCAACCCGCGCCAGACCTCGACATGCTGGACAAAATTGGGGACAGTCCCGTCTCGCCCGCCTTCGCTGAAGCTCGGGAGGACAGACTCGAAGACTCGCTCGCTTGGGACAGTCCCCGACTTTGTCACCGTACGGCCCCAATCGTCATAACTAAACGGCGTATGCAGTCCGTTTTCCGTCATCTTCGTCAACTCGTTCCCGCTATTATACCCGAACGCCGACGCAGACGGATCACCCTGAAACAGGTGGCTGTAGCCTATTTTCCACTGGATCAGAACGGGATATCTGCCTCCTCGAAAGCTTCCGCGTTGTCGAGGGCTTCATCGAGGAAATCGTCTCCCGGATCCGCCGAAGAGAAGAACGCATCAACGACGGAACAATCGACCGTCAGCAGCCAATTCTTGATAAGTTCATGCGCCGACACCGACACGGCCGCGTTTGACGCGCGGCGGCAGTCGATCACGCGCCAGCGGCGATCGTAACGGTCTCCCAGCGCGCCCACGAGCAGCGTCGCGCGCTCCTCCGGCAGCATGACGCGGTAGGCGTAGGCCCGGCCGGCCAGGATGTCCTCGGTGTAGGTGGCAATGCAGTGGGCCTGCGCGCGGCCTTCGTCCGCCAACTCACGTAGCGTGCGAATCGGCTGGAATTCGCACGTGGGCGGCAGCGGCGGCTCGGGAAACTGTGCGTCCGTGCAGCCGAATTGCCGCATCCATTCGTATTCCTGCGCCAATTCTTCGAGGCGCGCGCTCAGTTGCGCCGCGCTGTGGAATCGGACGCGCGACGCGTCGCGTCTCAGGCGCTTGGCCATTCGCAAGTAGCGCAGCATCCGCTTCGCCAGACGCGCTTCCCGGTCTTCGCGCTTGCTCGACGCCGCTTCCGCAAGCAGCCGGGGCGTGGCATGGGGCATGAGACGCGGGTCCGACACGATGCGCACAACGCCGCGATTGACCCGAGGCACATGGCTCAACGCGTGCAGACATTCGGGGCGGCTCATGGCGTCGCGCAGGTACAAGAGCAGTTCTACCGTGCACACGCGCGCCGGAACCTTTCGCAGTATACGCACGGTTTGCTCGGTCGCAACCGGGAAACGCAGCCACCGCAGTTGGTCCCGTTGACGCTTCCGCAGGAGCGCCCGCACGCTCCGCAGCGGCCACGACACGCGCGGACCGAAGACCCAGCTATTCGCCAGCATGAACGCCAACGCGGGCGTCGCATCGAGCAGGTCCAGCGCTCCCGGACAGCGCGCGCAGAAGGACAACAGCGCGAACTGGCGTTCCGGAAAGGCGCGCA
The DNA window shown above is from Candidatus Hydrogenedentota bacterium and carries:
- a CDS encoding PcfJ domain-containing protein, whose amino-acid sequence is MSANCQPFTPGVVWKRDRLLVFDKDCVTVMRLWPRPAAWRKSASQPQWRPCRPEIDLNLREPERKSRAAEARCLRESSDLYAGQLYFPGFSLPYAVRAALRAARELEAWRTAMRDIPPAVRAAVRAFPERQFALLSFCARCPGALDLLDATPALAFMLANSWVFGPRVSWPLRSVRALLRKRQRDQLRWLRFPVATEQTVRILRKVPARVCTVELLLYLRDAMSRPECLHALSHVPRVNRGVVRIVSDPRLMPHATPRLLAEAASSKREDREARLAKRMLRYLRMAKRLRRDASRVRFHSAAQLSARLEELAQEYEWMRQFGCTDAQFPEPPLPPTCEFQPIRTLRELADEGRAQAHCIATYTEDILAGRAYAYRVMLPEERATLLVGALGDRYDRRWRVIDCRRASNAAVSVSAHELIKNWLLTVDCSVVDAFFSSADPGDDFLDEALDNAEAFEEADIPF